The window CTGGAGCTGGGGATGCCACTTCCAGAAGTCCTACCACCACATCCTGACCAAGCTGGAGTTTCACCCCGAGTACCGGTCCTCGGGCCTCTCCGACGGCAAGGTCCTGGTCTTCCGGAACTTCGACGCGGACGAAGCTCTGCTGCTCGGGGATCATCTGGGCAGGACCTTCCCGGACCACCGGAAGGTGGAGGTGACCTTCGGCGAGCTGAAGTGGTTCGTCCGCAGGCACATCCTGGCCGGGTACTGCCACGCCCTCGCGGTCCACTCCGGGCGGAAGACCTACGGCGGACTCCTCGGCACCTACGCCGAGCGCGACACCACCGGCTCCCGGCCGCTCATGCACGTCAACCGGGGCTTCGGCAGGCATCTGGCCTTCTACCGGAACTACTTCGGCTTCGCCCTCGACCCCGAGCGCCGGTGGTACGGCCTCTACGATCCGGCTTTCACCTGACGCCCCGTTCAAGCTGTGCACTCATCGACCGGCGCTCAGTTTTCCCGGCTTTACCTCTTGACGACCCGGGTGACGTGGAGCACATTGGCGGCACTTTGAGAGCGCTCTCACCCCTCCACTCGAGAGGCATCCCCCCATGAGCGATACCTCCCGCACCTCCCACAGACGCCGCCCCGTGCGGCGGGCGTTGGTCGCCGTCCTCAGCACGCTCGGCCTCGCGGCGGCCGCCACCACCGCCTCCGCACCGGCCGCGAACGCCTCCGCTCCGCCGCCCCCGTCGGGCTGGACGCAGCTGTTCGTGGACGACTTCAACGGCGCCGCGGGCAGCGGCGTCAACACCTCCAACTGGCAGTACGCGACCGGCAAGGGCTACCCGGGCGGCCCGGCCAACTGGGGCACCGGCGAGATCGAGACCATGACGAGCAGCGCGGACAACGTCTCCCTCGACGGCAACGGCAACCTCCGCATCACCCCCCGGCGGGACGCCGCCGGGAACTGGACCTCCGGCCGCGTCGAGACCAACCGCACCGACTTCCAGCCCCCGGCCGGCGGCACTCTCCGCGTCGAGTCGCGCATCCAGGTGCCGAACGTCACCGGGGCGGCGGCGAAGGGCTACTGGCCCGCGTTCTGGATGCTGGGCGCCCCCTACCGCGGCAACTACTGGAACTGGCCGGCCGTGGGCGAGTTGGACATCATGGAGAACACCCAGGGCATGAACACGGTGTTCGCGACCATGCACTGCGGCACCTCGCCGGGCGGCCCCTGCAACGAGACCAGCGGTATCGGCAGTTCGACGACCTGCCAGGGCACCACCTGTCAGGCCGGCTTCCACACCTACCGGATGGAGTGGGACCGCTCGACGAGCGTCGAGGAGATCCGCTTCTACCTCGACGGCGTCAACTTCCACACCGTGCGCGCCAACCAGGTCGACGCGACGACCTGGAAGAACGCCACCGACCACGGCTTCTTCGTCATCCTGAACGTCGCGATGGGCGGCGGCTTCCCGGACGCCTTCGGCGGCGGCCCGGACGCCGGGACGCAGCCGGGCCACGCGATGGTCGTCGACTACGTCCAGGTGCTGTCGTCCGGCGGCGGCACCACGCCCCCGCCGACCGGCAACCGCGACGCCTACTCCGCCGTCCAGGCCGAGTCCTACGACGGCCAGTCCGGGGTGAGTACCGAGACGACGACCGACTCCGGCGGCGGGCAGAACGTGGGCTCGCTGGCCAACGGCGACTGGCTGCACTTCAAGGGCGTCAACTTCGGCTCCTCCGCTGCCCGGCAGTTCAGCGCCCGGGTCGCGAGCGGTGCGGCGGGCGGCGTCAGCGGGCTGGTCGAGGTGCGGCTGGACAGCCGCAGCAGCGCGCCGGTCGGGAGTTTCGCGGTGGGCAGCACCGGGGGCTGGCAGTCCTGGCGGACGATCCCGGCGAACATCAGCTCCGTGACGGGCACGCACGATGTGTATCTGACCTTCACCAGCGGTCAGCCGCAGGACTTCGTCAACGTCAACTGGTTCACCTTCGGGCGCTGACCCGATTCTCGGCAGGGGCTCCACGCGCGCGTGGAGCCCCTTTTGCCTTGCTCGCCCTCAGCTGCTCGCCCTCAGCGCAGATCCGCCCGGAACGCCGCCGGGGTCTGGTCCGTGTGCTGGTGGAAGAACTTGGAGAAGTTGGCGGCGTCGGGGAAGCCGACCGCCGCGCCGACCCGGCCGATCGGCAGGTCGGTGTGGGCGAGGAGCCGCTTGGCCTCCAGCACGACGCGCTTGTCGATGAAGGCCTTGGGGGTGTCGCCGGTGGCGGCGCGGACCGCGCGGACCAGGGTGCGGCGGGAGTAGCCGAGGGCGTCGGCGTAGGCGCTGACGCTGTGGTTGGTGGCGAAGTCCCGCTCCACGGCGTCCCGGAAGAGGGTGAAGGTGGAGTCCGACCGCCGGCGTACCGACTCCGCCGAACTCGCGGCGAGATGGGCGAGCCGCAGCAGAAACGCCGTCAGCGAGTGGCGCAGGACGGCGGTGTGCAGGCTGAGCGGCAGGGTGGCGGTGTCCTCGTACTCGCGTCGCAGGTGGTCGAGCGCGGCGCGCAGTCCGGCGAGTTCGGCCGGGTCGGGACACAGCAGCGGCGGCAGGTCGTAGCGGTACAGGCCGGTGGCCTCGACAGTCGCGCGGGGCAGGAAGCCCGGCTGCATGGTGAGCACCGTTCCGCGGTACTCGCTCGTCCGCGAGAAGCGGTGGACCTGCCCCGGGCGGATCCACAGCAGGTCACCGGCCCCGGCCTCGTGTTCGGTGAAGTCGACCATGTGCCGGACCGGGCCCTCGGCGAACAGCATCACGACATGGAAGTCGATGCGGTGCACGCGCTCCAGCGGCGCGTCGGCGTGCCAGGTGCGGCCGGTGCCCATGGGGCCGACCTGCATGCCGACACCGCCGACGCTCAGCTCGACCGGAAAGGGGAACGTTCTGATCCCGTCGCCGTCCTCGATGGTTCTGCCCACCATGTCTGCCCTGTCCGCCATGTCCGCCTCGCGCCGCCCCGTTCGCGCCCCGCGCCGCCTCCGGGTGTCCCACTTTCACCACACCCTGGCACACGGCGACCTTCCGTCGAAAAAGTCAGACTTTTAATTTTGAACACGTCAGACCAGCCACTTCGCTCCTATCGAGGACTTCTTGAAGATGAGCACGCAGACAGCGGACCGCTTCGAATGGACCGAACTCGACCGGCGTGCCGTCGACACCGCCCGTGTTCTGGCGGCGGACGCCGTCCAGCGCGTCGGCAACGGCCACCCCGGCACCGCGATGAGCCTCGCGCCGGCCGCCTACACGATCTTTCAGAAGGTGATGCGGCACGACCCCGCCGACCCGGAGTGGGCCGGCCGTGATCGCTTCGTCCTGTCCCCCGGCCACACCTCGCTGACGCTGTACACGCAGCTGTACCTCGCGGGCTACGAGCTGGGGCTGGACGACCTGAAGGCGTTCCGCACGCACGGCTCGAAGACGCCGGGCCACCCCGAGTACGGGCACACCGCGGGCGTGGAGACCACGACCGGCCCGCTCGGCCAGGGCGTCGCGAACGCGGTCGGCATGGCGATGGCGGCCCGTTACGAGCGCGGCCTGTTCGACCCGGAGGCCCCCGAGGGCGAGTCCCCCTTCGACCACACCGTCTGGGCGATCGTCTCCGACGGCGACCTCCAGGAGGGCGTCTCCGCCGAGGCCTCCTCCCTCGCCGGGCACCAGAAGCTCGGCAACCTGGTCTTCCTCTACGACGACAACCACATCTCCATCGAGGGCGACACCGCGACCGCCTTCTCCGAGGACGTGCTGAAGCGGTACGAGGCCTACGGCTGGCATGTGCAGCGGATCGAGCCGCAGGAGGACGGCGACGTCGACGTACGGGCGCTGCACACGGCCCTGAGGGCGGCTCAGGCCGAGACCGGGCGCCCCTCGATCATCGCGATGCGCACGATCATCGCCTGGCCCGCCCCCAACGCCCGCAACACCGAGGCCTCCCACGGCTCGGCGCTCGGCGAGGACGAGGTCGCCGCCACCAAGCGCCTCCTCGGCTTCGACCCGGAGCAGACCTTCGAGGTCGCCGACGAGGTGCTGGCCCACACCCGCGGAGCCCTGGACCGGGGCGCCGAGGCGCGTACCGCCTGGGACAAGCGGATCGCCGCCTGGCGCGGTGACAACCCCGAGCGGGCCGTCACCTTCGACCGCGTCAGCAAGGGCGAGCTGCCCGAGGGCTGGGAGGACGCCCTGCCGGTGT of the Streptomyces koelreuteriae genome contains:
- a CDS encoding glycoside hydrolase family 16 protein → MSDTSRTSHRRRPVRRALVAVLSTLGLAAAATTASAPAANASAPPPPSGWTQLFVDDFNGAAGSGVNTSNWQYATGKGYPGGPANWGTGEIETMTSSADNVSLDGNGNLRITPRRDAAGNWTSGRVETNRTDFQPPAGGTLRVESRIQVPNVTGAAAKGYWPAFWMLGAPYRGNYWNWPAVGELDIMENTQGMNTVFATMHCGTSPGGPCNETSGIGSSTTCQGTTCQAGFHTYRMEWDRSTSVEEIRFYLDGVNFHTVRANQVDATTWKNATDHGFFVILNVAMGGGFPDAFGGGPDAGTQPGHAMVVDYVQVLSSGGGTTPPPTGNRDAYSAVQAESYDGQSGVSTETTTDSGGGQNVGSLANGDWLHFKGVNFGSSAARQFSARVASGAAGGVSGLVEVRLDSRSSAPVGSFAVGSTGGWQSWRTIPANISSVTGTHDVYLTFTSGQPQDFVNVNWFTFGR
- a CDS encoding helix-turn-helix domain-containing protein; translated protein: MVGRTIEDGDGIRTFPFPVELSVGGVGMQVGPMGTGRTWHADAPLERVHRIDFHVVMLFAEGPVRHMVDFTEHEAGAGDLLWIRPGQVHRFSRTSEYRGTVLTMQPGFLPRATVEATGLYRYDLPPLLCPDPAELAGLRAALDHLRREYEDTATLPLSLHTAVLRHSLTAFLLRLAHLAASSAESVRRRSDSTFTLFRDAVERDFATNHSVSAYADALGYSRRTLVRAVRAATGDTPKAFIDKRVVLEAKRLLAHTDLPIGRVGAAVGFPDAANFSKFFHQHTDQTPAAFRADLR
- the tkt gene encoding transketolase → MSTQTADRFEWTELDRRAVDTARVLAADAVQRVGNGHPGTAMSLAPAAYTIFQKVMRHDPADPEWAGRDRFVLSPGHTSLTLYTQLYLAGYELGLDDLKAFRTHGSKTPGHPEYGHTAGVETTTGPLGQGVANAVGMAMAARYERGLFDPEAPEGESPFDHTVWAIVSDGDLQEGVSAEASSLAGHQKLGNLVFLYDDNHISIEGDTATAFSEDVLKRYEAYGWHVQRIEPQEDGDVDVRALHTALRAAQAETGRPSIIAMRTIIAWPAPNARNTEASHGSALGEDEVAATKRLLGFDPEQTFEVADEVLAHTRGALDRGAEARTAWDKRIAAWRGDNPERAVTFDRVSKGELPEGWEDALPVFEPGKAVATRAASGKVLQSLGAVVPELWGGSADLAGSNNTTIDKTSSFLPKGNPLPEADPYGRTIHFGIREFSMAAEMNGIALHGNTRIYGGTFLVFSDYMRNAVRMSALMQLPVTYVWTHDSVGLGEDGPTHQPVEHLAALRAIPGLNVVRPADANETATVWAEILRRHTTDPAPHGLALTRQGVPTYAPNPDAARGGYVLADSSTEVPDVVIVATGSEVQLAVAAREALEAEGVGTRVVSMPSVEWFEEQPREYRERVLPPSVKARVAVEAGIGLTWHRFVGDAGRIVSLEHFGASADAGTLFAEFGFTSENVAAAARESLAAARG